A genome region from Clostridia bacterium includes the following:
- the argF gene encoding ornithine carbamoyltransferase, with amino-acid sequence MKHLLKLLDLSKDEIFEILELADELKKKQKAGVEHHYLKGKSLGMIFQKSSTRTRVSFEVGMYQLGGQALFLSKNDLQIGRGEPVQDTARTLSRFLDGIMIRTYGQDEVENLAKYGSIPIINGLTDFAHPCQVLADLQTIREHKGGFDGRKLTFIGDGANNMANSLIVGCLKAGMDVAIATPDAYQPDKSVLDFAKSYGNKLLVTSDIAKAAKDADVLYTDVWASMGMEAEVEERNRAFKVFQINAEVMKYAKPDAMVQHCLPAKRGQEITDEVIEAHAGEIFDEAENRLHAQKAVMVKLMA; translated from the coding sequence ATGAAACATTTATTAAAGCTTTTAGACCTGTCAAAGGATGAGATATTCGAGATACTCGAGCTTGCCGACGAGCTTAAAAAGAAGCAGAAAGCGGGCGTGGAGCATCATTATCTTAAAGGCAAGAGCCTCGGCATGATATTTCAGAAGTCCTCTACGCGCACGAGAGTCTCGTTTGAGGTGGGTATGTATCAGTTGGGCGGCCAGGCGCTCTTTCTGTCAAAGAACGACCTTCAGATAGGACGCGGCGAGCCCGTGCAGGACACGGCGCGCACGCTTTCGAGATTTTTGGACGGCATTATGATACGCACTTACGGCCAGGACGAGGTGGAAAATCTTGCGAAGTACGGCTCTATCCCGATAATCAACGGACTTACCGACTTTGCTCATCCGTGCCAGGTATTGGCCGACCTTCAGACGATACGCGAGCATAAGGGCGGTTTTGACGGACGCAAGCTTACGTTCATCGGCGACGGCGCGAACAACATGGCGAATTCGCTTATCGTGGGCTGCCTCAAGGCGGGCATGGACGTTGCCATTGCAACTCCCGACGCGTATCAGCCCGACAAGAGCGTGCTTGATTTTGCAAAGAGCTATGGAAACAAGCTTCTTGTGACGAGCGATATCGCGAAGGCGGCGAAGGACGCCGACGTATTATACACCGACGTATGGGCGAGCATGGGCATGGAGGCCGAGGTCGAGGAGCGCAACCGCGCGTTTAAGGTGTTCCAGATAAACGCCGAGGTCATGAAGTATGCGAAGCCCGACGCTATGGTGCAGCACTGCCTGCCCGCAAAGCGCGGCCAGGAGATAACCGACGAAGTAATCGAGGCGCACGCGGGCGAGATATTCGACGAAGCGGAGAATCGTCTCCATGCCCAGAAGGCCGTTATGGTTAAGCTGATGGCGTAA
- a CDS encoding aspartate aminotransferase family protein — translation MSFNDIKKIADNSLMNTYGRFPLCAASGKGARLFDTDGREYIDFASGIGVNSLGFCDDEWADAVSAQAHRLNHVSNLYYSDVNVELAETLTRLTGFSRVFFANGGGETNEGAIKLARKYSFDKYGAGRHTIITLKNSFHGRTVTTLAATGQDVFHNFFFPFTEGFKYTPANDIEALRAAVDKTVCAIMIEVVQGEGGVNPLKPEFVSEVFKIARKNDILVIADEVQTGVARTGKLLASEYLPEKPDVVTLAKGLGGGLPIGAMLCGEHLKDVLGPGTHATTFGGNPIVSAGALVVLSRVSKPEFLSEVLKKGDYIREKIADLGDAHLTETRGLGLMIGVKVEGMAHKELCAKLIDAGLLALTAGSDTLRLLPPLTISYEDIDAGFEIIKKVLSQIK, via the coding sequence ATGAGCTTTAACGATATTAAAAAAATTGCAGACAATTCCCTTATGAATACTTACGGCCGCTTTCCCTTATGCGCGGCGTCGGGTAAGGGCGCGCGCCTTTTCGACACCGACGGGCGCGAATATATCGACTTTGCGAGCGGCATCGGCGTAAATTCTTTGGGATTTTGCGACGACGAATGGGCCGACGCCGTGTCAGCGCAGGCGCACAGGCTCAACCACGTGTCGAACCTTTATTACAGCGATGTAAACGTAGAGCTTGCCGAAACGCTTACGCGACTTACGGGCTTTTCGCGCGTGTTCTTTGCGAACGGCGGCGGCGAGACTAACGAGGGCGCAATAAAGCTTGCGAGAAAATACAGCTTCGACAAGTACGGAGCAGGCAGACATACGATAATCACGCTAAAGAATTCGTTCCACGGACGCACCGTGACAACGCTTGCCGCAACGGGACAGGACGTTTTCCACAACTTCTTCTTCCCGTTCACCGAGGGCTTTAAATATACGCCCGCGAACGACATAGAGGCGCTTCGCGCTGCCGTTGACAAGACGGTATGCGCGATAATGATAGAGGTAGTTCAGGGCGAGGGCGGAGTAAATCCGCTGAAGCCCGAATTCGTAAGCGAAGTATTCAAGATCGCGCGTAAGAACGATATTCTCGTCATAGCCGACGAGGTGCAGACAGGTGTCGCGCGCACGGGCAAGCTTCTCGCAAGCGAATATCTGCCCGAAAAGCCCGACGTCGTAACGCTTGCAAAGGGTCTCGGCGGCGGTCTTCCGATAGGCGCAATGCTCTGCGGCGAGCATCTTAAGGACGTTTTGGGCCCCGGCACTCACGCTACCACGTTCGGCGGAAATCCGATAGTCAGCGCGGGCGCGCTCGTCGTGCTTTCGCGCGTGTCTAAGCCGGAATTCTTAAGCGAAGTATTGAAAAAGGGCGATTATATAAGAGAGAAGATAGCGGATTTGGGCGACGCTCATCTCACCGAAACGCGCGGCCTCGGCCTTATGATAGGCGTAAAGGTGGAGGGCATGGCGCATAAGGAGCTCTGCGCGAAGCTTATCGACGCGGGGCTGCTTGCACTCACCGCGGGAAGCGATACGTTAAGACTTCTGCCGCCGCTTACGATATCCTACGAGGATATCGACGCGGGATTTGAAATAATAAAGAAGGTACTTTCGCAGATAAAATAA
- the argB gene encoding acetylglutamate kinase has translation MSDMSLERSNTLVQAIPYIQQFRGKTIVVKYGGNAMVSEQLKYDVISDIVLLSLVGIHIVLVHGGGPEINQMLSRVGKESKFINGLRYTDAETMDIVKMVLCGKVNKELVSLIEQRGGKAMGLSGLDGNMLRAKRLSKDGVDYGFVGDITKVDPDVIITARDGGYVPIIATIAAGVDDGSAYNINADTAAAEIAIALGAEKLILLTDIKGLLRDKDDESTLIPVVRAHEVDALKAEGIISGGMIPKIDCCVNAMKGGVNRTHIIDGRERHSILVELLSDEGIGTMFINE, from the coding sequence ATGTCGGATATGTCTTTGGAGCGTTCCAACACGCTCGTTCAGGCGATACCTTATATACAGCAGTTTAGGGGCAAGACCATCGTAGTCAAATACGGCGGCAACGCAATGGTGAGCGAACAGCTCAAATACGACGTTATAAGCGATATCGTGCTTCTGTCGCTAGTAGGCATTCATATCGTGCTCGTGCACGGCGGCGGCCCCGAGATAAATCAGATGCTCAGCCGCGTGGGCAAGGAGAGCAAGTTCATAAACGGTCTTCGCTATACGGACGCGGAGACTATGGATATAGTGAAGATGGTGCTCTGCGGCAAGGTCAACAAGGAGCTCGTAAGTTTAATAGAGCAGCGCGGCGGCAAGGCAATGGGCCTTTCGGGACTTGACGGCAATATGCTCAGGGCAAAGCGGCTCTCGAAGGACGGCGTTGACTACGGCTTCGTGGGCGATATTACAAAGGTCGACCCCGACGTTATAATCACGGCGCGCGACGGCGGCTACGTTCCGATAATCGCCACGATAGCGGCGGGCGTGGACGACGGCAGCGCCTACAACATAAACGCGGACACGGCGGCGGCGGAGATAGCCATTGCGCTGGGCGCGGAAAAGCTGATACTTCTTACCGATATAAAGGGACTTTTGCGCGACAAGGACGACGAAAGCACGCTTATTCCCGTAGTGCGCGCACACGAGGTAGACGCGCTGAAGGCCGAGGGCATAATCTCCGGCGGAATGATACCGAAGATAGACTGCTGCGTGAACGCCATGAAGGGCGGCGTAAATCGCACGCATATCATAGACGGACGCGAGCGCCATTCCATACTTGTGGAGCTTTTGTCCGACGAGGGCATCGGAACGATGTTCATAAACGAATAG
- the argJ gene encoding bifunctional ornithine acetyltransferase/N-acetylglutamate synthase yields the protein MKTITGGVCAAKGFRAAGMHCGIRKDKSRFDLALIAADRECTAAALYTTNKVKSAPIYVTKDNLSDGKARAVVANSGNANACVTGGEDAARRMCAAAAKALGISASDVIVASTGVIGQPLKVEFVESGMPVLASRLTADEKGASDAAAAIMTTDTFKKEAAVEFELSGKTARIGGMAKGSGMISPKMATMLCFLTTDAAISSEMLEAALRGVTDRTFNCVSVDGDTSTNDTVAIMASGMAENAKITAPGADFDAFKEALLSVCTVLCKNMAKDGEGATKLIECEISNAPDELTARALAKSVINSSLVKTAFFGADANWGRILCALGYADAPLKVERVKIELSSPKGTILVCENGQGVDFSEEKAKEILLENEIKVLVDLSDGEAKGSAFGCDLSYEYVRINGDYRT from the coding sequence ATGAAGACAATAACGGGCGGCGTCTGCGCCGCAAAGGGATTTCGTGCCGCGGGGATGCACTGCGGAATAAGAAAAGACAAGTCGCGCTTTGACCTTGCGCTCATCGCGGCCGACAGAGAATGTACGGCGGCGGCGCTCTATACTACGAACAAAGTCAAAAGCGCGCCCATATATGTGACGAAGGACAATCTTTCCGACGGAAAGGCCAGAGCCGTCGTCGCAAATTCGGGCAACGCGAACGCCTGCGTGACGGGCGGAGAGGACGCGGCGCGCCGCATGTGCGCCGCTGCCGCAAAGGCGCTGGGGATAAGCGCCTCCGACGTTATCGTTGCTTCGACGGGCGTTATCGGACAGCCCTTGAAGGTCGAGTTCGTCGAATCGGGAATGCCCGTGCTCGCGTCGCGCCTTACGGCCGACGAAAAGGGCGCGTCGGACGCGGCCGCCGCGATAATGACGACGGACACGTTCAAAAAGGAAGCGGCCGTTGAATTCGAGCTTTCGGGCAAGACGGCGCGCATAGGCGGCATGGCGAAGGGCTCCGGAATGATAAGCCCCAAAATGGCGACGATGCTCTGCTTTTTAACGACGGACGCAGCCATATCGTCCGAGATGCTCGAAGCGGCGCTTCGCGGCGTGACCGACCGCACGTTCAACTGCGTTAGTGTCGACGGCGACACGAGCACTAACGATACCGTGGCGATAATGGCGAGCGGCATGGCCGAAAACGCAAAGATCACGGCGCCGGGCGCCGATTTCGACGCGTTCAAAGAGGCGCTTTTGTCAGTCTGCACCGTACTTTGCAAAAACATGGCGAAGGACGGCGAGGGCGCGACTAAGCTCATAGAATGCGAAATTTCAAACGCTCCCGACGAGCTTACGGCGCGCGCGCTTGCAAAATCGGTCATCAATTCGTCGCTCGTAAAGACAGCCTTTTTCGGAGCGGACGCGAACTGGGGCAGAATACTCTGCGCGCTGGGCTACGCCGATGCGCCGCTTAAGGTGGAGCGCGTAAAGATCGAGCTTTCGTCCCCGAAGGGGACCATTCTCGTATGCGAGAACGGACAGGGCGTCGATTTTTCCGAGGAAAAGGCTAAGGAAATACTTTTAGAGAACGAGATAAAGGTGCTCGTGGACCTTTCGGACGGAGAGGCGAAGGGCTCGGCTTTCGGCTGCGACTTAAGCTACGAGTACGTCAGGATAAACGGCGATTACAGAACGTGA
- a CDS encoding N-acetyl-gamma-glutamyl-phosphate reductase, with protein sequence MIKAGIIGATGYAGVELLRLLLCHPDVEVAAISSVSFEGKPISDIYPSLYEIDDMTLGNQEDVIKKCDVVFASLPHGLSEEMGRKCFDAGKVFIDLGADFRLDSADEYTKWYGKEYNVPDIHKEAVYGLCEIFRDEIKKHKLVGNPGCYPTSAALALAPALKGGFIETKGIIVDSKSGTTGAGRGLSQNLHYADCNESFAPYKVANHRHTPEIEQTLSKIAGESVKITFVPHLLPINRGIVSTVYADIKKGSLDEIYKYYADFYKDERFVRVLPLGKITNLKEVRMSNYCDISLFCDKEAGKLIVVSAIDNMVKGAAGQAIQNMNIICGFDEAAGLGMIPPAF encoded by the coding sequence ATGATAAAAGCAGGTATAATAGGCGCAACGGGTTACGCGGGCGTGGAGCTTCTTCGGCTCCTTTTGTGCCATCCCGACGTGGAAGTGGCGGCAATAAGCTCGGTAAGCTTCGAGGGAAAGCCCATATCGGATATATATCCCTCGCTTTATGAGATAGACGACATGACGCTAGGAAATCAGGAGGACGTTATAAAGAAGTGCGACGTCGTGTTCGCTTCGCTCCCGCACGGTCTTTCCGAGGAGATGGGCAGAAAGTGCTTCGACGCAGGCAAGGTGTTCATCGATCTGGGCGCCGATTTCAGACTTGACAGCGCCGACGAATATACGAAGTGGTACGGCAAGGAATACAACGTGCCCGACATACATAAGGAAGCCGTTTACGGCCTTTGTGAGATATTCCGCGACGAGATAAAGAAGCATAAGCTCGTGGGCAACCCCGGCTGCTATCCGACGAGCGCGGCGCTCGCGCTTGCTCCCGCGTTAAAGGGCGGCTTTATCGAGACGAAGGGCATAATCGTCGATTCGAAGTCCGGCACGACCGGCGCGGGCCGCGGCCTTTCGCAGAATCTCCACTACGCGGACTGCAACGAAAGCTTCGCTCCCTACAAGGTTGCTAATCACCGCCACACGCCCGAAATAGAGCAGACGCTCTCGAAGATAGCGGGCGAAAGCGTAAAGATCACCTTCGTGCCGCACCTTCTGCCGATAAACCGCGGCATCGTATCGACCGTTTACGCCGATATAAAGAAGGGCAGCCTCGACGAGATATATAAGTATTACGCCGACTTTTATAAAGACGAGCGCTTCGTGCGCGTGTTGCCGCTCGGCAAGATAACGAACTTGAAGGAAGTGCGCATGTCGAACTACTGCGACATCTCGCTCTTCTGCGACAAAGAGGCGGGCAAGCTCATCGTCGTTTCCGCTATAGACAATATGGTAAAGGGCGCTGCCGGCCAGGCGATACAGAACATGAACATAATCTGCGGCTTCGACGAGGCGGCGGGCCTAGGCATGATACCGCCCGCGTTTTAA
- the argH gene encoding argininosuccinate lyase, producing MKMWAGRFQKEIDSDVNDFNSSISFDKRLYKQDITGSLAHAAMLARQGIITKEDAEAISAGLKEIMAEIEADDSILSADAEDIHMNVEALLTAKIGPAGKKLHTARSRNDQVALDVRMYAREECESIRAQLLSLLSTLVKLSREHTLTVMPGYTHLQRAQPITFAHHLMAYAQMFSRDITRLNDAYARMDEMPLGSGALATSTFPIDRESVAEKLGFSDITKNSLDGVSDRDYLLELTSALSIVMMHLSRFSEEIILWCSSEFSFIELDDAYSTGSSIMPQKKNPDIAELVRGKTGRVYGSLITLLTMMKGLPLAYNKDMQEDKEAFFDAVDTVKMCLRVFTPMLETMRVKQDNMRRAASGGFTNATDCADYLAKKGLPFRDAYKVVGQLVHVCIERGIGLSELSLDELKQYSPLFSDDVYGAISLEACVNERKVMGGPAPESVQRQIDIISAFLEKQTRGDVK from the coding sequence ATGAAAATGTGGGCGGGACGCTTTCAAAAGGAGATCGACAGCGACGTAAACGACTTCAATTCGTCGATATCCTTCGACAAGCGTCTGTATAAACAGGATATAACGGGCTCTTTGGCGCACGCGGCAATGCTCGCGCGTCAGGGCATAATCACGAAGGAAGACGCCGAAGCGATAAGCGCGGGGCTTAAAGAGATAATGGCCGAAATAGAGGCCGACGACTCCATACTTTCCGCCGACGCAGAGGATATCCACATGAATGTGGAGGCCCTGCTTACGGCAAAAATAGGGCCCGCGGGCAAAAAGCTCCATACGGCGCGGAGCCGAAACGATCAGGTGGCGCTCGACGTGCGTATGTACGCGCGCGAGGAATGTGAAAGTATACGCGCGCAGCTTCTGTCGCTGCTTTCAACGCTTGTAAAGCTTTCGCGTGAGCATACCCTGACCGTCATGCCGGGATATACGCACCTTCAGCGCGCGCAGCCGATAACGTTCGCGCACCACCTTATGGCTTACGCGCAGATGTTCTCTCGCGACATAACGAGGCTCAACGACGCGTACGCCCGTATGGACGAAATGCCTCTGGGAAGCGGCGCGCTTGCGACCTCGACATTCCCCATAGACCGCGAAAGCGTTGCAGAAAAGCTCGGCTTTTCCGACATAACGAAAAATTCGCTCGACGGCGTAAGTGACCGCGATTATCTTTTGGAGCTTACGTCGGCTCTGTCCATCGTAATGATGCATCTGTCGCGCTTTTCCGAGGAGATAATACTTTGGTGCTCGTCGGAGTTCTCGTTCATCGAGCTTGACGACGCTTATTCTACGGGCTCGTCGATAATGCCGCAGAAGAAAAATCCCGATATAGCGGAGCTCGTGCGCGGCAAGACGGGACGCGTTTACGGTTCGCTTATCACGCTGCTGACGATGATGAAAGGACTGCCGCTTGCGTACAACAAGGATATGCAGGAGGACAAGGAGGCGTTCTTCGACGCGGTCGACACCGTGAAGATGTGCCTTCGCGTATTCACGCCGATGCTTGAAACGATGCGCGTAAAGCAAGACAATATGCGCCGCGCGGCGTCGGGCGGCTTTACTAACGCTACCGACTGCGCCGACTATCTTGCTAAGAAGGGGCTTCCCTTCCGCGACGCGTATAAGGTGGTGGGGCAGCTCGTCCACGTCTGCATCGAGCGCGGCATAGGCCTTTCGGAGCTCAGCTTAGATGAATTAAAGCAGTACAGCCCGCTGTTTTCCGACGACGTTTACGGCGCTATATCGCTCGAAGCCTGCGTAAACGAGCGCAAGGTCATGGGCGGCCCCGCGCCGGAGTCGGTTCAGAGGCAGATAGATATAATTTCGGCATTTTTGGAAAAACAAACGAGAGGTGACGTAAAATGA
- a CDS encoding argininosuccinate synthase — protein sequence MSEQKFKKVVLAYSGGLDTSIIIPWLKENYGCEVIAVAGNVGQDKELSGLKERALKTGASKIYIEDLTDEFVDEYIIPTMQAGAIYENTYLLGTSFARPPIAKRIVEIAKKEGADAICHGCTGKGNDQVRFELTIKAFAPEMPIIAPWRIWDLKSRDEEIDYAIAKNVPITLTRETNYSKDMNLWHLSHEGLDLEDPANEPNYDKILELSVTPEKAPDTPTYVTIDFEKGVPVAIDGEKMKASEIIRKLNKLGGANGIGIIDIVENRLVGMKSRGVYETPGGTILYRAHEQLEMICIDKDTMHTKQMLAQKFAELVYDGKWFTPLREALSAFVTETQKNVNGTVKMKLYKGNVIPAGVTSPTSLYDEEVATFGADDIYNQADSAGFINLFGLPIKIKAMLDQKRGQ from the coding sequence ATGAGCGAACAGAAATTCAAAAAAGTAGTACTTGCTTATTCGGGCGGTCTTGACACTTCAATAATTATTCCGTGGCTTAAAGAGAACTACGGCTGCGAAGTTATAGCCGTTGCCGGCAACGTAGGCCAGGACAAGGAGCTTTCCGGTCTCAAGGAGCGTGCCTTAAAGACGGGCGCGTCGAAAATATATATAGAAGATCTGACCGACGAATTCGTTGACGAATACATAATCCCCACGATGCAGGCCGGCGCAATATACGAGAACACCTACCTTCTGGGCACCTCGTTCGCGCGTCCGCCCATCGCAAAGCGCATAGTTGAAATAGCAAAGAAAGAAGGCGCCGACGCGATATGCCACGGCTGCACCGGCAAGGGCAACGATCAGGTGCGCTTTGAGCTTACGATAAAGGCTTTCGCTCCCGAAATGCCGATAATCGCTCCCTGGCGCATATGGGATCTAAAGAGCCGCGACGAAGAGATAGACTACGCCATCGCAAAGAACGTGCCGATAACCTTGACGCGTGAGACGAACTACTCGAAGGATATGAACCTCTGGCATCTCTCGCACGAGGGCTTAGACCTTGAGGATCCCGCAAACGAGCCGAACTACGACAAGATACTCGAACTTTCCGTTACCCCTGAAAAGGCTCCCGACACGCCGACCTACGTTACGATAGACTTTGAAAAGGGCGTGCCCGTTGCCATTGACGGCGAGAAGATGAAGGCGTCCGAGATAATAAGAAAGCTCAACAAGCTCGGCGGCGCGAACGGCATCGGCATAATCGATATCGTTGAGAACCGCCTCGTCGGCATGAAGTCGCGCGGCGTTTACGAGACCCCCGGCGGAACGATACTTTACCGCGCTCACGAGCAGCTTGAAATGATATGCATAGACAAGGACACGATGCACACGAAGCAGATGCTCGCGCAGAAGTTTGCAGAGCTCGTTTACGACGGCAAGTGGTTCACTCCGCTTCGCGAGGCTTTGAGCGCGTTTGTTACAGAAACGCAGAAGAACGTGAACGGCACCGTAAAGATGAAGCTTTACAAGGGCAACGTGATCCCCGCCGGCGTTACCTCGCCCACCTCGCTCTATGATGAGGAAGTGGCTACCTTCGGCGCAGACGACATCTACAACCAGGCCGACAGCGCAGGCTTTATCAACCTGTTCGGTCTTCCGATAAAGATAAAGGCCATGCTCGATCAGAAGCGCGGTCAGTAA
- the nth gene encoding endonuclease III, protein MTDKLKDKAKHVVEELKREYPDALCSLESTNPVELLIATRLSAQCTDARVNIVTRELFARYRTLKDYAEADLSELEGIVRPCGFYKVKAQNIRDMCRMLINDFGGRVPDNMDDLLKLPGVGRKTANLILGDVYKKPAIVADTHAIRISNLLGLCTSKDPVKVEMQLKESVEPSEQSDLCHRFVLHGRAVCVARRPKCDICALAPYCDFVNKG, encoded by the coding sequence ATGACAGATAAGTTAAAGGATAAAGCAAAACATGTCGTAGAAGAACTTAAGCGCGAATATCCCGATGCGCTCTGTTCGCTCGAATCGACGAACCCCGTCGAGCTGCTTATCGCCACGCGCCTTTCGGCGCAATGTACGGACGCGCGGGTAAATATTGTGACGCGTGAGCTTTTTGCACGCTACAGGACTTTGAAGGATTATGCCGAAGCCGACCTTTCGGAGCTTGAGGGTATAGTGCGTCCCTGCGGATTTTATAAGGTAAAGGCGCAGAACATACGCGATATGTGCCGTATGCTCATCAATGATTTCGGCGGGCGCGTACCCGATAATATGGACGACCTTTTAAAGCTGCCGGGCGTTGGCAGAAAGACGGCCAATCTCATCTTGGGCGACGTATATAAAAAGCCCGCAATAGTTGCGGACACTCATGCGATACGCATATCGAATCTTTTGGGGCTTTGTACCTCAAAGGATCCCGTAAAGGTGGAGATGCAGCTTAAAGAGTCGGTAGAGCCGTCGGAGCAGTCCGACCTGTGCCATCGTTTCGTGCTGCACGGACGTGCCGTTTGTGTTGCAAGGCGGCCGAAATGCGATATATGCGCGCTCGCGCCGTATTGTGATTTTGTAAATAAGGGGTAA
- a CDS encoding serine hydroxymethyltransferase → MKENIDFVKNCDPALGAAMEAELMRQRRNIELIASENFVSKAVMAAMGTVLTNKYAEGYPGKRYYGGCECVDVVEQLAIDRAKELFGAEHANVQPHSGANANMAAYFALVKPGDTVLGMNLSEGGHLTHGSPVNMSGSYFNIVAYGVDPVTHRIDYDKLADIAEENKPKMIIAGASAYPRAIDFKRMSEIAKSVGAYLVVDMAHIAGLVAAGLHESPIPYADIVTTTTHKTLRGPRGGLILCREEYKKAVDKAIFPGTQGGPLMHVIAAKAAAFGEALKPEFKEYQKRIVENAKTLADALMAEGFDLVSGGTDNHLMLLDLRKVGVTGKDLEKRLDEVYITVNKNTIPGEPLSPFVTSGIRIGTPAATSRGLGPDDMKVIAKCIWLAATDFDAKKDYIRGEITKLCEKYPLYE, encoded by the coding sequence ATGAAAGAAAACATCGATTTTGTTAAAAACTGCGACCCCGCACTTGGCGCCGCGATGGAAGCTGAACTTATGCGTCAAAGACGCAATATAGAGCTTATCGCCTCTGAAAATTTTGTTTCGAAAGCCGTTATGGCGGCTATGGGCACCGTGCTTACGAACAAATATGCCGAGGGTTATCCCGGCAAACGCTACTACGGGGGATGCGAATGCGTTGACGTTGTGGAGCAGCTCGCGATAGACCGCGCAAAGGAGCTTTTCGGCGCAGAGCATGCAAACGTACAGCCCCACTCCGGAGCAAATGCAAATATGGCGGCATATTTTGCCCTTGTTAAGCCCGGCGACACCGTGCTCGGTATGAACCTTTCCGAGGGCGGACACCTTACGCACGGCAGCCCGGTAAACATGTCGGGGTCTTATTTCAATATCGTAGCCTACGGCGTTGATCCCGTTACCCACAGAATAGATTACGACAAGCTTGCCGATATAGCCGAAGAGAACAAGCCCAAAATGATAATCGCCGGCGCAAGCGCATATCCGCGCGCGATAGATTTCAAGCGCATGAGTGAAATAGCAAAATCGGTAGGCGCATATCTTGTTGTAGATATGGCCCACATCGCCGGTCTTGTTGCGGCAGGTCTTCATGAAAGCCCGATACCCTACGCCGACATCGTAACGACTACTACGCATAAAACGCTGCGCGGTCCCAGAGGCGGACTTATCCTTTGCCGCGAAGAATATAAAAAGGCAGTGGACAAGGCTATATTCCCCGGCACGCAGGGCGGTCCGCTCATGCACGTTATCGCTGCAAAGGCCGCTGCTTTCGGCGAAGCGTTAAAGCCCGAATTCAAGGAATATCAGAAGCGCATAGTAGAAAACGCAAAAACGCTTGCCGATGCGCTTATGGCAGAAGGCTTCGACCTCGTTTCGGGCGGCACCGACAATCACCTTATGCTTCTTGACCTCCGAAAAGTAGGCGTTACGGGCAAGGACCTTGAAAAGCGCCTTGACGAAGTTTATATCACCGTAAACAAGAATACGATCCCCGGCGAGCCTTTAAGCCCGTTCGTAACGAGCGGCATCCGCATAGGAACGCCTGCGGCCACCTCGCGCGGCCTCGGCCCCGACGATATGAAGGTGATCGCAAAGTGCATATGGCTTGCGGCCACCGACTTCGACGCAAAGAAAGACTACATACGCGGGGAGATCACAAAGCTCTGTGAGAAATACCCGCTTTACGAATGA